aaactttacaaattcCGCTGGAGTGGGTAAAATGGGCTTCAATGGCAAAATGGGCTGGCATTTGTCATTTGCTCATTCCACTGCTGATGCTACAATTGAAGACTTCAGCTTTAAGTAAGTGGTTAAGTGAATGCCAGTAACTCCGTATTTGATGATTGGCCCTTCCTAAGATCTCATTCTTAAGCAATCTAATCAAATAAGCACAGCATGACTCCCATGCATATAcataattgaaacaaaattaaactaaacaagaaaaacacGAATACGAAGATTACTTTTTCTgtataatcaaaattaaaaccaacacaCATTTCTCTTTTCGTTTTAGTCAAACAATAcaatcaaaacaaacacaactTTTGTCAGCTCTTGAAATCCAACagttcctctctcttctcttcaatCTGCAtagccttcttcttcttcttttccaacTTAGGCCTAGGCTTGATGGGCTTGGTCGTCAAGTACCGAGCCTGCAATCTAACCATGTCCCTCAAAACCCGCAACAATTGGGCCTCGACGCAGAGCCCATTAGGCTCAATAACCCTGAGAGCCCTAGCCACAGCCTCCATGGTACTCACGCACCCACCACACGGCTCCTTCCTCAGAATCAGCTCCGAATCCGAATCATAAATACTCCGACCACCTACGCTCTCGTCGTACCCTTCCAAACAAACCCTACTCGCGAACCTCGATAAGTACTCCTCACTCGCCCTCACCATCTCCCTCGCGTGCTTCCACGTCGCATCGAACACGATCAAAACGACACTGTCATCGTCGTTGTCGTTGTCGTTTTGGGGTTGGGATTGGGATAGAGTGACGGCGGGTGAGGAAGGGGTTGGAGGGAAGAGATAGACGGCGGGTGGGGATTGGTCGAGGAGAGGAGAGAGGCCATGGCGGAGGCGGCGGGTGACGACGGTGGTTGAGTTGAGGAGGCATTTGGTGAGGAGTGGTACAGTGGAGAGCTTGTGGCGAGCCTCGTGGGGGTGTTGGATGATGAGTATATGGGTCTTTGTTGGGATGGGCTGAGCAGGGAGTGTTTCGCAGAGACAGACTCTGGTGGGTCTACTGCACTTTGAGCAGATGGGCCGCCGCGGTTGTGGTGGTTCTGGTTCTGATTCTGATTCTGATTCGGCGGTGGTTTGAATGGGTGGGTTCTCTGTTTCTGCGCCTGATGTCATCCTTAATTCTTTGTGCGTGCGTTTTGGGTGCTTGCTTACCAAAACGGTGCTTTTTCTTGGGCTTTAGATCTGAAAACCACATGTCGTTTTTTACTTGCTTTGTTTCAACAATAATGATATTTTCTAcgaaatgactcattttctaagaatttttataaaattatttcatttttctggtaacaagttgaaaaataatctcttaactttttttatttagtctGTTGTGAGAtagaattatttttcaaaaaaatttaatggaaaatgatttttaaaaataagtcattctttttattttgattaaatatagtttttctttaacttatctttttttataagtgtaaatgcacttttagttctTAGGTTTTGgctttatttctattttaattcCTATATTTCTATTTTACCGCATTTAGTCTCTATTTTAATTAGCACATctcattttagtcatttctgTCAGCCCACTAACGAAACGGAAAAAGATGACATGGCTGACAGactgaataaaaaaatacatgttcaTTAAGATGCTCTACCAAACGGGGCATCAATATCTAAAGTATTAGGGAGCTCTAGGCCAACACCACATAAGTGCCATCGTACATACAAAGGACATAATTAGTGGCagctttataaatttttttcagggtggtcattaaaaaacttaaattatataatatttaataaaaaagatagtTATATTTCATTATCAATACTGCAAGcttatctctttcaaaattttagttgaataaaatttttcttggatttttcttggatttttctttttatttgtaaaggTCCAATATACTGTTAAAAGAACCAAAGTTtgactacaaacttagttgtagcctaagactacaactttcactaaacaaattaacatgattacatattttgaaaatctaacagttgaatcgtatgttctttatattcttaaaacacatgtcaagtttcatgtcaatcggatgtcATTTACTTTttaatccataaacttattttttgcgtataattttagattacaaaaacttgaaaattaaacatttgattgatgacataagttatttatctttaattttcttgaagttttgcaagtatggaggatataagaagaaaaaaaagaaaaaagtaatctaATTGTggaattgttaaaattcatatctaataaaaaaaaattgagtggaATTGTAGCCTTAATTTACAACTAAATTTGttgctaaaaaaattatattggacctaaaaaaaatttagggtggtcacacatatttttaaaagtaaaaaaaaaaatcataaaatctttaaattttatatataataatgacttttttttttccaggccAAGGTGCTCCTGTGACCCCTGAATCTAACTTGGAGCCGCCAGTGACCATAATCTAAATCGATTATGCCATTATTGTGAACCAACATTTTTTAATCCATGACATGATGGCTGCAAAGACAATTTCACATCTATTTAAGGATTTTTATAAATATCACACTTGAACTTTGACATGAGATCTAATTTAGTCCATCAACTGACAATTTCAACAACTAACAGTGCCATCTAGTTagatataccaaaaaaaaaaatctaaggacCAAAATCTAAATCGATAATGCAATTATTGTGAACCAACATTTTTTAATCCATGATATGATGGCTGCAACGACAATTTCACATCTATTTAAGGATTTTTATAAATATCACACTTGAACTTTGACGTGATATCTAATTTAGTCCATCAACTTacaatttcaacaaataaattttctaGACGATATGGCAAATATTAAAACTATTATCAATGTTaccacaataattttataaattgtaGCAGCAATGAATTTGATTGGTACCACATcaataacataatttaaatattttttgtactgaatttaaaatttgacatattaGTTTCTAAATTCTATGTAGTAAAATATGTATTATCCTTAATATTACTTTTGTGATAATTCAAacatttttgttaatatattcTTTTGTCAAAATGTAAAATGTGTAGtctaattaatttcaaaattattaagcATCTTGCATAAATCATGTGCACATCGAATGATTAAGATCAATATCTAACTTAAGTGTTGAAGAGCCCAAGGTTGACACCACATCAATGCTATTCAGTCAGTAACAAagttttgtttcaaaatcttGCAAAAATTCAGCCAACAATGGGCTAACCACATTTCATAAATCACACCACAAACGGTTATAAGTTGCTACCTTGCATTTATTATGATAACAAAATTCAAGGAAATGGTTTCTTATCGGCAACCGTCGAAAATGATCTTACAAAGGTGAAAAATAGTGGGGTAACTTATACATAAAATAAGTAGAGTGTGAATATCTCTCCTAAATACTTGAACACCAACTCTTATCCCACAAGAATTTATAATTGTACCATGACGCTAAGGATGCACAAGGGTAGTTCAATATCTAAATTTAGTATGAAAGAGCCCAAAATTGACACCAGTCACACCACATCAATGCTATTAGGTCTGTGGCAAAGTTTTGTTAAAGAAtcttgcaaaaaagaaaacctagcTAATAATATGCTAATCTCATTTCTTGGATTATACCCTAACATTTATAAGTTGGGAAAAATTACACTCTATCACTCTGAACTATGCCACATATTACCCTTTGTACTCTAAATTTTTTGAGTGCACGTTTTACACTCTAAAATATGACtcttattacactttgcacacCAACGTTAAGTTTGGTGTTAACTTGAATGGAAATTCAAAGTTTAGGGTGCAAGTGTAATAAAGaatatagtttagggtggtaaagtgtaagctttcatttgtttttaatgGATTGAGAAGAGGGGCAATTAGGTATTTTCACATAGTGTCATACTTTTTCATCCAAGTTAACACCAAACTTAATGTCGGGGCACAAAGTGTAATAGAATTCATAGTTTAGGATGTAAAACGtgcattcaaaaagtttaggCTGTAAATTGTAACATAGGGTATATGTTAGGGTGGTAAAGTGCAATTTTTCTTATAAGCTACCACCTGCCATTTATTACAATAACAAAATTCAAGAAAACGGTTCCCTATTAGCAATTGTCAAAAATGAccttaaaaatgtgaaaaataatgGAGATTTGTATGCACAAAACAGTCTTTTAAAAAACGAAAAATGGCTTTGGATTTTAAGGAGAAAAATTCAGTATCTTTAAAATCTTCTCTCATTTCCCTGTGtctgtgttaaaatactta
This genomic stretch from Castanea sativa cultivar Marrone di Chiusa Pesio chromosome 9, ASM4071231v1 harbors:
- the LOC142610890 gene encoding tRNA-uridine aminocarboxypropyltransferase A-like, with protein sequence MTSGAETENPPIQTTAESESESEPEPPQPRRPICSKCSRPTRVCLCETLPAQPIPTKTHILIIQHPHEARHKLSTVPLLTKCLLNSTTVVTRRLRHGLSPLLDQSPPAVYLFPPTPSSPAVTLSQSQPQNDNDNDDDSVVLIVFDATWKHAREMVRASEEYLSRFASRVCLEGYDESVGGRSIYDSDSELILRKEPCGGCVSTMEAVARALRVIEPNGLCVEAQLLRVLRDMVRLQARYLTTKPIKPRPKLEKKKKKAMQIEEKREELLDFKS